In Kitasatospora viridis, a single window of DNA contains:
- a CDS encoding RiPP maturation radical SAM C-methyltransferase, with protein MRIVLVHMPWGALDMPSLALGILRAAAERAGHRVEVRYANLEYADWAAEHAGFGLADYTYFSERSYFQGAGDWVFAGALYPDAAEPDATEQGAHTDPGRYPGLDPAAEFEEYLRFLAANGASLQETELALATRATAPEFIVRLVDSIAADPPDLVGFSTTFQQNAASLAAARLLKRVAPQVRTVFGGANCDGPQGAALHRNFPFLDFVVRGEGELAFPALLDLLAEPAAGAARPAGPAGVPGLCWRDEHGVPQANPMATRPLPPAAILTPRYDGFFERLDASVAARWVEPKLVLEGSRGCWWGEKHHCTFCGLNGSSMEFRSKRPADFLHEVLSLAERHQLLDVYVVDNILDMGYFETVLRPLAELPVDLRLHFEIKANLRREQFQLLGDAGAVQVQPGIESLSSRVLKIMDKGVTGCQNVRALRDAQSAGVSVTWNYLYGFPGERPADYESVLRQLPALHHLDPPTGAGRIVIERFSPYFSRPELGFELTRPAYQYRATYRLPEGELADLAYVFTTAARGIDEALADRLTAAVDGWRARFPDSRLSYLDTGERIVLANSRPGYDWRVLELTDPVELALFRLLDQPRSPAALAARLPGGAATVASLLPHWEALGLLFHDGERWLQVAVESDNQVLMRVEHRHAPTAAEPDQAPDTGRGRHVDALG; from the coding sequence ATGCGTATCGTTCTGGTGCACATGCCGTGGGGCGCGCTCGACATGCCGTCGCTGGCGCTGGGCATCCTGCGCGCGGCCGCCGAACGGGCCGGCCACCGGGTCGAGGTGCGCTACGCCAACCTGGAGTACGCCGACTGGGCGGCCGAGCACGCCGGGTTCGGCCTGGCGGACTACACCTACTTCTCCGAGCGGTCCTACTTCCAGGGCGCCGGGGACTGGGTGTTCGCCGGAGCGCTCTACCCGGACGCCGCCGAGCCGGACGCCACCGAGCAGGGCGCCCACACCGACCCGGGCCGCTACCCCGGCCTCGACCCGGCAGCGGAGTTCGAGGAGTACCTCCGGTTCCTCGCCGCCAACGGCGCGAGCCTGCAGGAGACCGAGCTGGCGCTGGCCACCCGCGCCACGGCCCCCGAGTTCATCGTCCGCCTGGTCGACTCGATCGCCGCGGACCCGCCCGACCTGGTCGGGTTCAGCACCACCTTCCAGCAGAACGCCGCCAGCCTCGCGGCGGCCCGCCTGCTCAAGCGGGTGGCCCCGCAGGTCCGGACGGTGTTCGGCGGCGCGAACTGCGACGGGCCGCAGGGGGCCGCACTGCACCGCAACTTCCCGTTCCTGGACTTCGTCGTGCGCGGCGAGGGCGAACTGGCCTTCCCCGCCCTGCTCGACCTGCTCGCCGAGCCCGCCGCCGGTGCGGCCAGGCCGGCCGGGCCGGCCGGCGTGCCCGGGCTGTGCTGGCGCGACGAGCACGGCGTCCCGCAGGCCAACCCGATGGCGACCCGGCCGCTGCCGCCCGCCGCGATCCTCACCCCGCGCTACGACGGCTTCTTCGAGCGGCTGGACGCCTCGGTGGCGGCCCGCTGGGTGGAGCCGAAGCTGGTCCTGGAGGGGTCCCGCGGCTGCTGGTGGGGCGAGAAGCACCACTGCACCTTCTGCGGGCTCAACGGCTCCTCGATGGAGTTCCGCTCCAAGCGGCCGGCGGACTTCCTGCACGAGGTGCTGTCGCTGGCCGAACGGCACCAACTGCTGGACGTCTACGTGGTCGACAACATCCTGGACATGGGCTACTTCGAGACCGTGCTGCGGCCACTCGCCGAGCTGCCGGTGGACCTGCGGCTGCACTTCGAGATCAAGGCCAACCTGCGCCGCGAGCAGTTCCAACTGCTGGGCGACGCGGGGGCGGTGCAGGTGCAGCCGGGCATCGAGAGCCTGAGCAGCCGGGTCCTGAAGATCATGGACAAGGGTGTGACGGGCTGTCAGAACGTCCGCGCGCTGCGGGACGCGCAGAGCGCCGGCGTCTCGGTGACCTGGAACTACCTCTACGGGTTCCCCGGGGAGCGGCCGGCCGACTACGAGTCGGTGCTGCGGCAGCTGCCGGCACTGCACCACCTGGATCCGCCGACCGGCGCGGGCCGCATCGTGATCGAGCGCTTCAGCCCCTACTTCAGCCGGCCCGAGCTGGGCTTCGAGCTCACCCGCCCGGCCTACCAGTACCGGGCCACCTACCGCCTCCCGGAGGGTGAACTGGCCGATCTGGCCTATGTGTTCACCACTGCTGCACGCGGCATCGACGAGGCGCTGGCGGACCGGCTGACGGCCGCGGTGGACGGCTGGCGCGCGCGGTTCCCGGACAGCAGGCTGAGCTACCTGGACACCGGCGAGCGGATCGTGCTGGCCAACTCCCGCCCCGGGTACGACTGGCGGGTGCTGGAGCTGACCGATCCGGTGGAGCTCGCACTGTTCCGGCTGCTGGACCAGCCGCGTTCGCCGGCTGCGCTGGCCGCCCGCCTGCCGGGCGGCGCAGCGACTGTCGCGTCGCTGCTGCCGCACTGGGAAGCCCTGGGGCTGCTCTTCCACGACGGGGAGCGCTGGCTGCAGGTGGCGGTCGAGTCCGACAACCAGGTGCTGATGCGGGTCGAGCACCGGCACGCGCCCACCGCCGCCGAGCCGGACCAGGCTCCCGACACCGGAAGGGGGCGCCATGTCGACGCGCTCGGCTGA